From Lycium ferocissimum isolate CSIRO_LF1 chromosome 12, AGI_CSIRO_Lferr_CH_V1, whole genome shotgun sequence, one genomic window encodes:
- the LOC132041166 gene encoding leucine-rich repeat receptor-like protein kinase TDR, translating into MVIILYQPLYITSTFLIFLSLILVVPVLSVDPFTQALLSLKSDILDNSNSLSDWILPSNSTTDSRIHACSWSGVKCNGNSSLIIGLDISVKNLGGVFSDNQFSVFSDLVDLNLSHNSFSEKLPVGIFKLTNLKSLDISRNNFSGHFPSGISNLDSLVILDAFSNSFSGPLPKDASEIESLKVLNFAGSYFSGPIPSEYGSFKNLDFIHLAGNSLSGKIPPELGMLKTVTHMEIGYNSYEGSIPWEFGNMSKLQYLDIASANLSGSIPKELSNVTNLESLFLFRNQLSGKIPWEFGKLISLSSLDLSDNLLSGPVPESFSELKNIKLLSLMYNDLRGTVPEGIAKLPLLDSLNIWDNFFSGSLPKDLGKYSKLKYLDVSTNYLVGSIPPSICSNGVLERLILFSNNFTGGLSPSLSNCSSLVRIRIEDNSFSGDISLNFSNFPDLSYVDMSRNKFSGGIPSNIALASKLQYFNVSDNPNLGGIISEKTLSLYSLQNFSATNCSISGDFPPFGSCKSLLVLELSMNNVSGIIPQSISNCQNLVSLDLANNNLTGQIPVELAALPVISVVDLSHNSFSGSIPAKFGSSSSLQLLNVSFNDLSGWIPFKTVDSSAFLGNPKLCGTLWEPCRGPNILESGSRRTQKLAWVLITCGIIVLAITAAVFGVFYFRRRGKGQWKMVSFSGLPQFTANDVLRSFNSIEEATEMVPPLGGSDCCKAVLPTGITVLVKKIEWRPERMNVMLDLISRMGNARHKNLTRLLGFCYNKRMAYLLCDYLPNGNLAERIRTKRDWATKYKIILAIARGLCFLHHDCDPAIPHGDLKANNIVFDENMEPHLTEFGVKFLIQLNNGPSVARVGNEAGEIERAIKAELHRDIYNFGEVILEILTNGKLSNAATSLQNTSKEVLLREILDENDVAPSISVREEIKLVLEVASLCTRARPSDRPSMEEALKLASGLKKQG; encoded by the exons aTGGTGATAATACTTTATCAGCCTTTGTACATCACTTctactttcttgatttttctttctttgattcttGTTGTACCAGTTTTATCTGTTGATCCTTTTACACAAGCACTCTTGAGCTTAAAATCTGATATTCTTGATAATTCCAACAGTCTAAGTGATTGGATTTTGCCTTCTAATTCTACTACTGATAGTAGAATTCATGCATGTTCTTGGTCTGGTGTGAAGTGTAATGGAAATTCATCTTTGATCATTGGTTTGGATATTTCAGTTAAAAATCTTGGTGGAGTTTTTTCAGATAATCAGTTTAGTGTTTTTAGTGATCTTGTTGATCTAAATTTGAGTCACAACTCATTTTCTGAGAAACTACCTGTTGGGATTTTCAAGTTGACTAATTTAAAAAGCTTGGATATTAGCAGGAACAATTTTTCTGGTCATTTCCCAAGTGGGATATCAAATCTTGATTCTCttgtgattcttgatgcttttaGTAACAGCTTTTCAGGTCCTTTGCCTAAAGATGCTTCAGAAATTGAGTCACTCAAG gTACTGAATTTTGCAGGGAGTTATTTTAGTGGACCAATCCCTTCTGAGTATGGCTCATTCAAGAATCTTGATTTCATTCACTTAGCTGGAAATTCACTAAGTGGTAAAATTCCACCAGAATTGGGGATGTTGAAAACAGTTACTCATATGGAGATTGGTTATAACTCATATGAAGGAAGCATTCCttgggaatttgggaatatGAGTAAACTTCAGTATCTTGATATTGCTAGCGCAAACTTATCTGGTTCGATACCGAAAGAGCTCAGTAATGTCACAAATCTTGAATCACTTTTCTTGTTCAGAAACCAACTTAGTGGTAAAATTCCATGGGAGTTTGGAAAACTCATATCATTATCAAGTTTGGATCTTTCTGATAATTTGCTTTCAGGTCCAGTCCCTGAGAGTTTCTCAGAgttgaaaaatataaaacttCTTAGTCTTATGTACAATGACTTAAGAGGAACTGTTCCTGAAGGAATTGCTAAGCTTCCACTTCTTGATTCACTTAATATAtgggacaattttttttcaGGTTCACTGCCAAAAGACTTAGGCAAATATTCAAAGCTGAAATATTTAGATGTTTCAACAAACTATCTTGTTGGTAGCATTCCACCAAGTATATGTTCAAATGGGGTGTTAGAAAGGTTGATTCTTTTTTCTAATAATTTCACTGGTGGACTTTCTCCATCACTTTCCAATTGTTCCTCTCTTGTTCGAATCCGTATAGAAGACAATTCATTCTCAGGTGATATCTCTTTGAACTTTAGCAATTTCCCTGATTTGTCATATGTTGATATGTCTAGAAATAAGTTCAGTGGAGGGATTCCTAGTAATATCGCCTTAGCTTCCAAGCTTCAATACTTCAATGTGTCTGATAATCCAAATCTTGGAGGCATAATCTCGGAAAAGACATTGTCTTTGTACTCATTACAGAATTTCTCAGCTACCAATTGTAGCATTTCAGGAGATTTTCCTCCTTTTGGATCCTGCAAATCCTTACTGGTTCTTGAATTGAGTATGAACAATGTTTCCGGGATTATCCCACAAAGTATAAGCAATTGCCAAAATCTTGTGAGCTTAGACTTGGCCAACAATAACTTAACTGGTCAAATACCTGTTGAACTTGCTGCCCTTCCTGTTATTAGTGTTGTAGACTTGTCACACAATAGTTTTAGCGGTTCAATTCCGGCCAAGTTTGGAAGCTCTTCCAGCTTACAACTTCTCAATGTGTCCTTCAACGATCTCTCAGGTTGGATTCCTTTTAAGACGGTGGATAGTAGCGCCTTTTTGGGTAATCCTAAGCTTTGTGGGACCCTCTGGGAGCCTTGTCGTGGACCGAACATACTAGAGTCAGGAAGCAGAAGGACACAAAAGCTGGCTTGGGTTCTTATAACCTGTGGCATCATAGTATTGGCTATTACAGCTGCAGTTTTTGGTGTATTTTACTTCAGAAGAAGAGGTAAAGGGCAGTGGAAAATGGTTTCTTTCAGTGGACTTCCTCAGTTTACAGCGAATGATGTTTTGAGGAGCTTCAATTCTATCGAAGAAGCCACAGAGATGGTGCCGCCTTTAGGAGGTTCTGATTGTTGCAAAGCTGTTTTGCCAACGGGAATTACCGTCTTGGTGAAGAAGATTGAATGGAGACCCGAGAGAATGAATGTTATGTTGGACTTGATATCGAGGATGGGCAATGCAAGGCACAAGAATTTGACCAGATTGTTGGGATTTTGCTACAACAAACGTATGGCTTACCTGTTGTGTGACTACTTGCCTAATGGAAATTTGGCAGAAAGGATCAGGACGAAGAGAGATTGGGCGACCAAGTATAAAATCATCTTGGCAATTGCTAGGGGACTGTGTTTCCTCCATCATGATTGCGACCCCGCGATTCCTCATGGGGATTTGAAGGCAAATAACATTGTGTTTGATGAAAACATGGAACCTCATTTGACCGAATTCGGGgttaaattcttgattcaaTTAAATAATGGACCATCGGTAGCAAGAGTTGGAAATGAAGCAG GTGAAATCGAACGAGCTATAAAGGCAGAACTTCACAGGGACATATACAACTTTGGTGAGGTCATTCTTGAAATCTTGACAAACGGAAAGCTGTCAAATGCAGCGACAAGCTTACAGAACACCTCGAAGGAGGTTCTTTTGAGAGAGATTTtggatgagaatgatgttgctCCATCGATCTCGGTCCGAGAGGAAATAAAACTGGTTCTTGAAGTTGCTTCACTTTGCACCAGAGCTAGACCCTCGGATAGGCCATCAATGGAAGAAGCATTAAAACTTGCATCTGGTTTGAAGAAACAAGGCTAA
- the LOC132040322 gene encoding cytochrome P450 86A1-like, with translation MIRFGTDNIFGLALGKSLNILTIELHDDNSIAVAMDATLKSVFKRLFLPNFLWKFMRFLSIGSEKSLKKSLHILNNYITEALDERISKTKTRNSNNDDLLLAFMKKLESNGHFLPRTAIKSTILDILLAGRDSVATSISWFFWLVMNNPHVEKKIVDEIIMVLRKTRGEDMVGPKLLGEDTQKWMEEPLSYEEINSLVYLHATLLETLRLYPSVPRIVRYAISDDILPDGTYVPAGSDIILSIYSVGRMKSVWGEDCLEFKPERWLSADKTRIERPEDGYKFAVFNGGSRTCIGKYLTFLEMKSAASAILLRYKLSPVLGHQVVPKLFFTLSMKNGLKVNLKSRDLGTI, from the exons ATGATACGTTTTGGCACTGATAACATTTTTGGACTTGCTCTAGGGAAAAGTTTGAATATTCTCACCATTGAACTTCATGATGATAATTCAATTGCAGTTGCAATGGATGCAACTCTTAAATcagttttcaaaagattgttcCTCCCCAATTTCTTGTGGAAATTTATGAGATTTTTGTCCATTGGATCTGAAAAAAGCCTAAAGAAGAGCCTCCACATTTTGAACAATTACATAACTGAGGCACTAGATGAACGTATTAGTAAAACAAAAACTCGTAATTCGAATAATGATGATCTATTATTGGCATTCATGAAAAAATTGGAATCAAATGGACATTTTTTGCCTAGGACTGCTATTAAGAGCACAATTCTTGACATTTTATTAGCGGGACGAGACTCTGTTGCTACATCTATTAGTTGGTTCTTTTGGCTCGTTATGAACAACCCACACGTTGAAAAAAAGATCGTGGATGAAATTATAATGGTGTTAAGGAAAACTCGAGGAGAAGACATGGTCGGCCCAAAG CTGCTGGGAGAAGACACACAAAAATGGATGGAAGAGCCATTGTCATATGAAGAAATCAATAGTTTGGTTTATCTTCATGCGACCTTACTAGAAACACTACGTTTATATCCTTCAGTTCCGAGAATTGTGAGGTATGCGATATCCGATGATATTCTTCCAGATGGAACTTACGTACCAGCTGGTTCGGACATCATTTTATCAATATACTCCGTGGGAAGAATGAAATCGGTATGGGGAGAAGATTGTTTAGAATTCAAACCAGAACGATGGCTCTCTGCCgataaaacaagaattgaaaggcCTGAAGATGGGTACAAGTTTGCAGTATTTAATGGGGGATCAAGAACATGCATAGGGAAATACTTaacatttcttgaaatgaaatcTGCAGCTTCAGCTATATTACTTCGTTACAAATTATCTCCAGTTCTTGGTCATCAAGTTGTGCCTAAACTCTTCTTCACCCTATCCATGAAAAATGGGCTTAAAGTGAACTTGAAAAGTCGCGATCTTGGCACTATATAA